ACGGAATCGTTGACTTTTTGTCAAAAAAATGTACAATTAGGCATATAAAGATAAGGAGGTTTGATGGCTAAAATTAGAGTTGCAATAATCGGTGTAGGAAATTGTTCATCAAGTTTGGTCCAGGGTGTTACTTATTATAAGAATGCCAGTGAAGAGGAGATTATCCCGGGTATTATGCATGCCCGACTCGGCGGTTATCATATCGGTGATATCGAATTCACGCTCGGTATTGATATCGATAAGAACAAGGTGGGGAAGGATTTAGCCGAGGCGATATTCACCAAACCGAATAATACCTATAAATTCTGTGATGTGCCGAAGCTGAATGTTCCTGTTGTCAGGGGAATGACCCATGATGGATTGGGATATTATCTGTCCCAGATTATTGAAAAGGCGCCCGGTCCTACAGCGGATATCGTGGGACTTTTGAAACAGACGAAGACG
This DNA window, taken from candidate division WOR-3 bacterium, encodes the following:
- a CDS encoding inositol-3-phosphate synthase, with amino-acid sequence MAKIRVAIIGVGNCSSSLVQGVTYYKNASEEEIIPGIMHARLGGYHIGDIEFTLGIDIDKNKVGKDLAEAIFTKPNNTYKFCDVPKLNVPVVRGMTHDGLGYYLSQIIEKAPGPTADIVGLLKQTKT